AAAAAGCGGACAGGTTGTTGCGGATATTGGCGCCGGCACGGGGTATCTTACCGCAAAATTATCTGAATGTGTAGGGGAATCCGGAATTGTTTATGCCGTAGATATACAGCAGGAGATGATCGACTATGCAAGGAAGAATGTGCTGGATAGAGGATTAAAAAACGTAGTACTTGTCCTTGGTGATATGGATAATCCAAAACTATCACCTGAGAAGATGGATGCCATCATTCTTCTGAGTGCCTATCATGAAATTGCAAGACCCGTTGAATATGTGAAAAAACTGAGATCTGCCTTGAAACCTTACGGCAAATTGGCAATTTTGGAATTTACTGACGAGTGCCCTATCGGTCCCCCTTTGAAATTTCGTCTGCCAGAGGACATGGTGATGCATGAAGTTCAGCAGGCTGATTTTACCTTGTTGCAAAGGCATACATTTCTTCTTCCTTACCAATACTTTTTGGTCTTTACTCCATCCACTTTCTAGACGGTTTCAAACGGTTATCTGAGAGAGGAGAATCATCGTGAAGTTTTCGAATCAAAAGAGTATCTTTTTCCCTTTAATTTGGATTGGTATCGTTTTCCTGTGTTCGTGTACGCCAACTCGTTCCTATCGGCCGTATGAGGAAGGAGTGCGTATCCTGGTAAGTCCTCACAAACTGAGCGTCCACTCGGGTTCTGAGGATAAGGTATATGTTCAGGTATTGGATAGTGAGAGTGGCCCGCTCTTTGGTATGAAAGTCACGGCTGTGAGCACTGTCCCGACGGTTGCGACGGTTACCTCTGAAGCACTCACGAATCCGATTGGTAAAGCCATATTCACCGTAAGTGGGGTCTCCCCGGGCACCACACAGATCGTCCTTTCTGCGGCAGAACAGAAAGCAATGGTGGAAGTCGTTTTTATTGGGCACTAATGTGCGTGATGTTCGTGCGGGTTTGTTTCCGGGTGGTGGTGTTCGTGGTGGGCGTTATTGACCTTGCATTCGCATCCGAACTGAATTACGGTATGACCGATCTTAAATT
This genomic interval from Nitrospirota bacterium contains the following:
- a CDS encoding class I SAM-dependent methyltransferase — protein: KSGQVVADIGAGTGYLTAKLSECVGESGIVYAVDIQQEMIDYARKNVLDRGLKNVVLVLGDMDNPKLSPEKMDAIILLSAYHEIARPVEYVKKLRSALKPYGKLAILEFTDECPIGPPLKFRLPEDMVMHEVQQADFTLLQRHTFLLPYQYFLVFTPSTF